In Candidatus Woesearchaeota archaeon, the DNA window TAAAAATCCTACAGAATTAAGAACTGATATTAGAGATACAAAATAAATAAGATATTTTACTGCTGAACTCACAAACCTATCCAATGATACTTTCAGCTTAGTGGTTTTTTTAAACAAATAATTAATTTCTAACTCTTTCATGAATCTAAGAGTGATTCTTTGCGCCAATTTGCCAATAATTACCCCAACCAAAACTATAACAACTGCCACGATTACCTTATTATATAATAGTTTAAAATCCATTATAGGATATAAAAAGAATTACGTTTATAAATGTTGTTGATTATATACCATTAAGTATGGCAAAAAAAAGCAAACCTAAAAATATGACTGAAAAAGAAAACAAAAAAGTAACTGCATCTGACAGGATTAAAGAACTTGAAGATGAAATTTCTAAAACCAAATATAATAAAAAAACTCAGCATCATATTGGTTTAATTAAAGCAAAAATTGCTGCTCTTAAAGAAAAACAAGAATCGCGAGGAAAAGGAGGAGCAAAAGCTGAAGGTTATGCAGTGCGTAAATCTGGAGATGCAACCGTTGTGCTTGTAGGATTTCCATCAGTAGGTAAATCTACATTATTAAATAATTTAACAAACGCAGATTCTAAAGTTGGTGCCTATGCATTTACAACATTAGAAGTAATTCCGGGACTTCTTGAACATAAATCTGCAAAAATACAAATTCTCGATGTTCCTGGAATTATGCAGGGCGCAGCAGCTGGAACCGGAAGAGGCAGAGAGGTAATATCAATAATGCGTAACGCTGACTTATTGCTTATAATAATCGAAGCCAATAATCTAAAACAGCTGGATGTTTTAATGAAAGAGATTCAAGATGCCAAAATTAGAATCAACCAGGTAAAACCAGATGTGAAAATAGTTAAAACTTCTAGGGGGGGAATTGACCTAGGAATCACTTGTAAACTGACACACTTAAAAAAAGAAACTATAGTGGGCATGCTCAAAGAGTTCAAAATTATGAATGCCCAGGTCGTAATCCGGGAAGATATTGATGCTGACCAATTAATTGATATAATTGACTCTAATAGATTCTATGTTCCTTCAATAGTCCTCATAAATAAAATTGATATGGTAGATGAAAGCATTATTCAAAAAATACAAAAAGAAATTAACCCCGATTTATTTATTTCAGCGCATAAAAAGATTAATTT includes these proteins:
- a CDS encoding GTP-binding protein — encoded protein: MTEKENKKVTASDRIKELEDEISKTKYNKKTQHHIGLIKAKIAALKEKQESRGKGGAKAEGYAVRKSGDATVVLVGFPSVGKSTLLNNLTNADSKVGAYAFTTLEVIPGLLEHKSAKIQILDVPGIMQGAAAGTGRGREVISIMRNADLLLIIIEANNLKQLDVLMKEIQDAKIRINQVKPDVKIVKTSRGGIDLGITCKLTHLKKETIVGMLKEFKIMNAQVVIREDIDADQLIDIIDSNRFYVPSIVLINKIDMVDESIIQKIQKEINPDLFISAHKKINLELLKDQIFNKLNFIRIYTKEINKPAKMNEPLIMKKNTTIQDVCRKLHKDFVKKFKYAKIWGSSKFPGQELRKLDRVLEDNDLIEIHLI